In one window of Saprospiraceae bacterium DNA:
- a CDS encoding PKD domain-containing protein, with product MRQHVVLFCFILFAVGILPAQNGCPGCIICLPSDLSADTMYLSAIPPGVKGVPYDKSFSFRLPKDMSEVAPAWVGPITQIEIMSITGLPEYLKWEANDLAYIPAAYPDGCVRICGTPDTSGSFNLAINLRFNAMLWGVIPNTGTFQLTRTLDIDPPFSMTNSTGCGSTTVTFTNNIPFDSLPGFLFFWDFGDGTFFTGKNPPPHTYNEPGTYEVWHSLSSDSSGHWIVVNTNTQTVTVHPLPLIPDIVVNPIPACMGSNVVLTSSYVSGNQWVIDRDTIPGATDSLLTTNSSGYYEVRVTDVNGCTAVSEAVWIEFLHLPVADFQIGAIQLDSLSVTLSNQSLNGQIYIWHFGDGQTDTTGTLQDIMHIYAQSGTYTITLTVQNECGMSMMEKTVGLVGTEMPAWLRVLRLYPNPNNGHFILEMSGAAPGQVELALFHPYGHLVYRQIAETEGDGALVRKFDLGGLPPALYRLHIRTGAGVAVVNVLVQR from the coding sequence ATGCGACAACACGTTGTTTTGTTCTGCTTTATCTTATTTGCCGTAGGCATTTTGCCTGCTCAGAACGGTTGCCCAGGATGTATCATCTGCCTGCCGTCCGATTTATCGGCAGACACGATGTACCTCTCCGCAATTCCCCCAGGGGTGAAGGGTGTTCCTTATGACAAAAGCTTTTCATTCCGCTTGCCAAAAGACATGTCGGAGGTGGCACCTGCCTGGGTAGGCCCTATTACCCAAATCGAAATAATGTCCATCACGGGCTTGCCGGAATACCTGAAGTGGGAGGCCAACGACTTGGCCTACATTCCCGCTGCGTACCCAGACGGCTGTGTCAGAATTTGTGGTACGCCGGACACATCCGGTTCGTTCAACCTCGCTATTAATCTCCGGTTCAACGCAATGCTATGGGGGGTTATTCCGAACACCGGGACGTTCCAGCTTACGCGAACATTGGACATAGATCCGCCTTTTTCCATGACCAACTCGACAGGCTGCGGAAGCACGACCGTCACCTTCACCAACAACATTCCTTTTGACAGCCTGCCCGGTTTTTTATTTTTCTGGGACTTCGGCGACGGAACATTTTTCACCGGCAAAAACCCGCCTCCGCATACCTACAATGAGCCGGGTACCTACGAAGTCTGGCACAGCTTGTCGAGCGACAGTTCGGGCCACTGGATAGTCGTAAACACCAATACCCAGACGGTTACGGTTCATCCACTCCCGCTTATCCCCGATATCGTAGTCAACCCAATACCAGCCTGCATGGGGTCGAATGTTGTGTTGACCTCCTCTTATGTCTCCGGCAATCAATGGGTGATAGACAGGGATACGATTCCCGGTGCCACGGATTCTCTTTTAACGACCAACTCGAGCGGGTACTATGAAGTGCGAGTGACAGATGTCAATGGCTGCACAGCAGTATCCGAAGCGGTCTGGATAGAGTTCCTTCACTTGCCAGTAGCTGATTTTCAGATTGGTGCCATTCAGCTGGATTCATTGAGCGTAACGCTCAGCAACCAATCCTTAAACGGCCAAATCTACATCTGGCACTTCGGCGACGGGCAAACCGACACCACCGGCACCTTGCAAGATATCATGCACATCTATGCTCAATCCGGCACATATACCATCACACTGACCGTGCAAAACGAATGTGGGATGAGCATGATGGAAAAAACAGTGGGACTTGTCGGCACGGAAATGCCTGCCTGGCTCCGCGTGTTGCGGCTGTATCCGAATCCCAATAACGGGCATTTCATTCTTGAAATGAGCGGCGCGGCACCGGGTCAGGTCGAACTCGCCCTCTTCCATCCGTACGGCCACTTGGTGTATCGCCAAATAGCAGAAACCGAAGGTGATGGAGCGCTTGTACGCAAGTTCGACCTCGGCGGTCTGCCCCCCGCGCTGTACCGTCTGCATATACGAACAGGAGCAGGCGTGGCGGTCGTGAACGTATTGGTTCAACGATGA
- a CDS encoding T9SS type A sorting domain-containing protein: MKHSALLPAPLRHQHLLEPEKDGQLCRANKTTDPILSWRPCMAFCAGGLAFALLMPPFIRAQDVTLEWAKQMGGTLDDEGWYIAVDAFGNVYTTGHFQGTVDFDPGPDKFNLTAAGGNDIYVSKSAPDGNFIWAKRMGGVSDDRGLSLAVAASGNVYVTGRFIGLADFDPGPDTFNLVSVGSSDIFISALDADGNLLWAKRIGGAADDRALSIAVTSSGNVYTTGWFSGTVDFDPDPFDIFNLTSAGSSDIFISKLDDAGNFVWAKRIGGNAVDIGYFITVDASGDVFTTGVFRNTVDFDPGPEVYNLTSAGNADIFLSKLDPDGNFVWAKRMGGLFFDGGYSIGFDALGNIYTTGEFQFTADFDPGSDVYSLTSAGSYDIFVSKLDPDGNFVWAKRMGGTLGDLGYAATVDAMGNVYVTGSFQGTADFDPGPDVYSLTSAGNYDVFICKLDSDGNFSWAERIGGSGWDDGLFIAIDAAGSIHIVGVFQATLDFDPDLLATHNLTSAGGWDIFILKLNQSSVGTSIPQFFEALNVYPNPAGDYFTLHMKGEPQQTVQVELFGSTGQVIFRETLDFQAGSALKNYSCRDLPPGFYLLHVRTAAGTAVVKVAVQR, from the coding sequence ATGAAACACTCTGCTTTATTGCCCGCCCCACTTCGCCACCAACACTTGTTAGAGCCAGAAAAAGATGGGCAATTGTGCCGGGCAAATAAAACGACCGACCCAATTCTTTCATGGCGCCCTTGCATGGCTTTTTGTGCAGGTGGACTGGCGTTCGCCTTGTTGATGCCTCCTTTTATTCGAGCGCAGGACGTGACCCTTGAATGGGCAAAACAGATGGGCGGCACACTTGACGACGAAGGCTGGTATATTGCCGTAGATGCATTTGGCAATGTTTACACAACAGGCCATTTTCAGGGTACCGTAGATTTTGATCCCGGCCCGGATAAGTTCAACCTGACTGCGGCAGGGGGCAATGATATCTATGTCTCCAAATCAGCCCCCGATGGCAATTTTATATGGGCAAAGCGAATGGGGGGCGTTTCAGATGACAGGGGGCTTTCGCTCGCCGTGGCCGCATCGGGCAATGTTTACGTTACCGGAAGATTTATAGGTCTGGCCGATTTTGACCCCGGCCCGGATACGTTCAACCTTGTTTCGGTGGGTAGCTCCGACATCTTTATCAGCGCATTGGACGCAGACGGCAACTTATTGTGGGCCAAACGAATAGGGGGAGCTGCCGATGATAGGGCGCTTTCCATCGCCGTGACTTCATCAGGCAATGTTTATACTACCGGGTGGTTTTCCGGCACAGTTGATTTTGACCCAGACCCATTTGACATATTCAACCTGACATCGGCTGGCAGCTCCGACATATTTATCAGCAAATTGGACGATGCTGGCAATTTTGTCTGGGCTAAACGAATAGGCGGGAATGCCGTTGACATCGGTTATTTTATTACGGTTGATGCGTCGGGGGATGTATTCACTACCGGGGTGTTTCGGAACACAGTAGATTTTGACCCAGGGCCTGAGGTATACAACCTGACTTCGGCAGGCAATGCAGACATATTTTTAAGCAAATTAGACCCCGACGGCAATTTTGTGTGGGCAAAACGTATGGGAGGATTGTTTTTCGATGGCGGTTACTCCATCGGCTTTGATGCTTTGGGAAATATCTATACCACAGGAGAATTCCAATTCACAGCCGATTTTGACCCAGGGTCGGATGTATATAGCCTGACTTCTGCCGGCAGCTATGATATTTTCGTCAGCAAATTAGACCCGGACGGCAACTTTGTGTGGGCAAAACGAATGGGCGGTACCTTAGGCGACCTCGGCTATGCTGCAACCGTTGATGCGATGGGCAATGTATATGTCACGGGGTCCTTCCAAGGCACAGCCGATTTTGACCCGGGGCCGGATGTGTATAGTCTGACTTCAGCAGGGAATTATGATGTTTTTATTTGCAAGCTGGACTCCGACGGTAATTTCTCATGGGCCGAACGAATCGGCGGAAGCGGATGGGATGATGGCCTTTTCATCGCAATAGATGCTGCGGGTAGTATTCATATCGTGGGCGTATTTCAGGCCACGTTAGATTTTGACCCCGATTTATTGGCAACGCACAACCTTACTTCGGCAGGCGGATGGGACATCTTTATCCTCAAACTAAACCAATCCTCGGTCGGAACTTCCATCCCTCAATTCTTCGAGGCCCTCAATGTCTATCCCAACCCCGCCGGCGATTATTTTACCCTGCACATGAAAGGCGAACCACAACAGACCGTGCAAGTCGAACTGTTCGGCAGCACGGGACAGGTTATTTTCAGGGAAACACTGGATTTCCAAGCCGGGTCGGCCCTGAAAAACTATTCGTGTCGTGACCTACCACCGGGGTTCTACCTGCTCCACGTTCGAACGGCGGCAGGCACAGCCGTGGTGAAGGTAGCGGTGCAGCGATGA
- a CDS encoding PKD domain-containing protein — MTYNNPGSYLVTLSVGNAFGEDSFETLVTVYGSPLVDFTTFNLGGKTVEFSNLSQYGTTYQWDFGDGSGSTTPSPTHTYASNGTYTVTLTVTNACGSNESYRMVTVGTLSPKVLYVNHAATGANNGASWLDAFVALQDAIDSATAGDEVWVARGVYKPSKTHDGTTNRDRTFFINKDIAIYGGFKGDESALLERDIDNNATILSGDIDDNDVNIDGNFIAERTTDLVGDNVYHVVWIEAVSNIMRLDGFSITAGMATDFHFGGGIHNNGYGSINGSNPDIANCIFSGNLADAGGALANFHDGNAVLTDCIFFGNLAIDGGAMLNFNNSNLVLNNCIFYNNASSARGGAIQNVDMSSLVLVNCTLFGNTALENGGALYNWSGNAVLTNCILWGNTSIGDGPVFYVNNAATVTLRYSLVDATDCAALNAGNGTGICADSMIYNQYPLFVDTANGDLRLSPTSPAIDKGDNNAVVAVTDLKGNPRIFNGRVDLGAYELQASCFSGTILYVKSDATGANDGTSWENAFPNFQAALDMANSGICPDIQEIWIAAGTYLPTADTTGNPNPANPREKTFYLRDHSIKIYGGFAGTETALSDRDTSGNTTVLSGDIGMPGNMNDNAYHVMHLRNLSAQTVLDGFTISGGRANGTVFPASAGGGIFNENADIGIANCTFIANSANLGGGVCNSNSSPLLTGCRFLENSAIGANAAGGAMFSHQDSDPKVGNCYFADNFSAQSGGAMFNSGTDCNPVLTNTIFINNSANWYGGAVNNNNGSSPTVTNCLFFYNSADAGGAMYNSGAGSPLLINCTFSWNSASGNGGAMYSANNNNPVLKNCILWENTAPAGPVFFSETSANKVTISYSLADAASCDALSAGNGTVDCSGGGMLYNKDPKFMDAVNFDLRLHPSSPAIDKGDNNAVPSGVVVDLDGNNRIFNNTVDMGPYESQVPPQSDTLLLIVGNVSGPVGTLLHIPVTTENFNDIHGIQGTARIALPDQFRFEGVEAAALTLFAPTLTPGQDAMSLTWSSPIGLTLPDGDTLFYLIVRIEGQPDECKTLSINSSIWLMKAYKDAFTAIPVKAESGSACILSNVQVSGKVVYEDGSAAQDIPLTLMSSQSGASNITAYTNAAGTYFFNNLPGGYTYTVRPAPKTNTIDPDCVDIGDAIFLNGLLAGSILYSEFIKIASDINGDGIVNTADLMVLQTLGAFQPAWRFVAVNDVFLPQPDPFVPDYKEAYNLPDLVIDIADRDFVAIEIGNINGECTPGNKMMTSGNLAFLFEKECRQGENLVFYHLKARNWQDIAAFQVALSFDTRQLEFLRLLSGCLDEWEQGILSQPQVREGVLPLLWFASDPTTACHSVEDGTILLSLVFRVRQDNCPVSCELSVAEEDILPRTYDLAMESMSIRVPAAPAGSDAPRLLQNRPNPFDSETVIPVFLPVNTPNAEIRITDMLGREIARIPINGFGEILIPFRPEKLATGVYFCSLFVDGKVTDSRRMLVQ, encoded by the coding sequence GTGACCTACAATAACCCCGGCTCTTATCTCGTGACCCTGTCAGTTGGCAATGCCTTCGGCGAAGATTCCTTTGAAACCCTCGTTACGGTATATGGTTCACCATTGGTTGACTTCACCACGTTTAATTTAGGAGGCAAAACGGTTGAGTTCAGCAACCTTTCCCAATATGGAACAACATACCAATGGGATTTTGGCGATGGCTCAGGCTCCACAACCCCCAGCCCGACGCATACCTATGCTTCCAACGGCACCTACACAGTGACTCTTACGGTCACCAATGCTTGCGGCAGTAACGAGTCTTATCGAATGGTGACGGTTGGCACCTTGTCGCCGAAAGTGCTCTATGTCAACCATGCCGCAACGGGTGCAAACAATGGTGCCTCTTGGCTGGATGCCTTCGTCGCCCTACAGGATGCCATTGATTCCGCGACGGCGGGCGACGAGGTTTGGGTGGCACGCGGCGTTTATAAGCCCTCCAAAACGCACGACGGCACAACCAATCGGGACAGGACATTTTTCATAAACAAAGACATCGCCATTTACGGCGGTTTCAAGGGGGATGAGAGCGCCTTGTTGGAGCGAGATATTGACAACAATGCGACTATCCTGAGTGGAGACATTGACGACAACGATGTTAACATAGACGGTAACTTCATTGCTGAACGCACCACCGACTTAGTTGGCGACAACGTGTATCATGTCGTTTGGATTGAGGCAGTAAGTAATATTATGCGGCTTGACGGTTTTTCCATCACGGCGGGGATGGCAACCGATTTTCACTTTGGCGGAGGGATTCACAACAATGGCTACGGTAGTATCAACGGCTCCAATCCCGATATCGCCAACTGTATTTTTTCCGGGAACTTGGCAGATGCTGGCGGAGCATTGGCCAATTTTCATGACGGCAACGCTGTGCTGACCGACTGCATTTTTTTCGGGAATTTAGCAATTGATGGTGGAGCTATGCTCAATTTCAACAATAGCAACCTTGTGTTGAATAATTGCATTTTTTACAATAATGCCTCAAGTGCGCGGGGCGGGGCAATACAAAACGTCGATATGAGCAGTTTGGTGCTGGTCAACTGCACCCTGTTTGGAAATACGGCGTTAGAAAACGGTGGAGCATTATACAACTGGAGCGGTAACGCCGTTCTGACTAACTGCATTTTATGGGGAAACACCTCGATTGGCGACGGGCCTGTTTTTTATGTTAACAATGCGGCCACTGTCACGTTAAGATATTCCTTGGTAGATGCAACCGATTGCGCCGCGCTAAATGCGGGAAATGGAACGGGTATTTGTGCCGACAGCATGATTTACAACCAGTACCCATTGTTCGTGGATACCGCCAACGGCGACCTGCGCCTGTCTCCAACTTCCCCCGCCATAGATAAGGGCGACAACAATGCCGTGGTCGCAGTTACCGATTTGAAAGGCAATCCGCGCATCTTCAACGGAAGGGTGGACTTGGGCGCTTACGAGTTACAGGCAAGCTGCTTTTCCGGCACTATCCTGTACGTCAAATCGGATGCCACGGGAGCCAACGATGGCACTTCCTGGGAAAACGCATTTCCGAATTTCCAAGCCGCGCTGGACATGGCCAACAGCGGCATCTGTCCGGATATTCAGGAAATCTGGATTGCCGCTGGTACTTACCTGCCCACAGCGGATACTACTGGCAATCCTAATCCCGCCAATCCCAGGGAAAAAACCTTTTACCTGCGCGACCACAGCATCAAAATTTATGGCGGCTTTGCCGGAACGGAAACGGCACTCTCCGACCGGGATACGTCCGGCAATACGACCGTTCTCAGCGGCGACATCGGCATGCCGGGCAACATGAATGACAACGCCTACCACGTCATGCACCTGCGAAACCTGTCTGCGCAGACCGTGCTCGACGGTTTTACCATTTCGGGCGGTCGGGCCAATGGAACTGTTTTTCCAGCAAGTGCCGGCGGCGGGATTTTCAATGAAAATGCGGATATCGGTATCGCCAACTGTACGTTTATTGCCAATTCGGCCAACTTGGGCGGCGGAGTTTGCAATAGCAACAGTAGTCCCTTGCTGACTGGGTGCCGCTTTTTAGAAAATTCAGCAATTGGCGCCAACGCGGCCGGAGGCGCGATGTTCAGCCATCAAGACAGCGACCCCAAGGTGGGGAATTGCTACTTCGCCGACAATTTTTCGGCACAAAGCGGCGGTGCCATGTTCAATTCAGGCACCGACTGCAACCCGGTGCTGACCAATACCATTTTTATAAACAACTCGGCCAATTGGTACGGCGGGGCAGTGAACAATAACAACGGCAGCAGCCCCACAGTGACCAATTGCCTCTTTTTCTACAATTCCGCCGATGCCGGCGGGGCAATGTACAACAGTGGCGCGGGAAGTCCCTTGCTTATCAATTGCACGTTTTCCTGGAATTCGGCAAGCGGGAACGGCGGGGCGATGTACAGTGCAAATAACAACAATCCGGTACTGAAAAATTGCATTTTGTGGGAAAACACCGCTCCCGCCGGCCCGGTTTTTTTCAGTGAAACAAGTGCCAACAAGGTTACGATAAGTTATTCGCTGGCGGATGCAGCAAGCTGCGACGCGCTGAGTGCAGGCAATGGCACGGTGGATTGCTCGGGCGGCGGTATGCTCTACAACAAGGACCCGAAATTCATGGATGCCGTCAACTTCGACCTGCGCTTGCACCCAAGCTCGCCAGCCATTGACAAAGGCGACAATAATGCCGTTCCATCAGGTGTAGTCGTCGATCTGGATGGTAATAACCGTATTTTCAATAATACGGTGGACATGGGGCCGTACGAATCGCAGGTGCCGCCTCAGTCCGACACACTCTTGCTCATCGTCGGCAACGTATCAGGGCCAGTTGGGACATTGCTCCACATACCAGTGACAACCGAAAATTTCAACGACATTCATGGCATCCAAGGCACCGCGCGTATTGCCTTGCCGGACCAGTTCAGATTCGAAGGTGTCGAAGCGGCAGCTCTGACCTTGTTCGCCCCGACGCTCACACCCGGACAGGATGCTATGAGCCTAACTTGGTCATCGCCAATAGGTCTCACCTTGCCTGATGGAGATACGTTGTTCTATCTGATAGTGCGCATCGAAGGCCAGCCCGACGAATGCAAGACGCTGTCTATCAATAGCTCGATTTGGCTGATGAAGGCGTACAAAGACGCTTTTACCGCCATCCCGGTAAAGGCAGAGAGTGGCTCGGCATGCATCCTGAGCAATGTTCAGGTAAGCGGGAAAGTAGTTTATGAAGATGGTTCGGCAGCGCAAGATATACCACTAACGCTCATGTCCAGCCAATCAGGGGCATCGAACATTACTGCATATACGAATGCCGCTGGAACTTATTTTTTCAATAATTTGCCCGGAGGCTACACTTACACCGTGCGTCCCGCTCCCAAAACCAATACCATTGACCCAGATTGTGTTGACATAGGCGATGCCATCTTTTTGAATGGGTTGTTGGCTGGCTCGATACTGTATTCCGAATTTATCAAAATAGCCAGCGATATCAACGGCGACGGTATTGTGAATACAGCCGACTTAATGGTACTCCAAACACTCGGCGCATTTCAGCCAGCTTGGCGTTTTGTTGCGGTGAACGACGTTTTTCTTCCCCAGCCCGACCCCTTTGTTCCCGATTATAAGGAAGCATATAATCTGCCTGATTTGGTAATAGACATAGCGGACCGCGATTTCGTAGCCATTGAAATCGGCAATATCAATGGGGAGTGTACTCCGGGAAACAAAATGATGACCTCCGGCAACCTCGCCTTCCTTTTTGAAAAAGAATGCCGCCAAGGCGAAAACCTCGTGTTCTATCACCTGAAAGCCCGGAACTGGCAAGATATCGCGGCTTTTCAAGTGGCGCTTTCCTTCGATACTCGACAATTGGAGTTCCTGCGCTTGTTGTCTGGCTGCCTGGACGAATGGGAGCAAGGCATTCTGTCGCAACCACAGGTTCGGGAGGGCGTGCTGCCATTGCTCTGGTTCGCCTCCGACCCGACGACGGCCTGCCATTCTGTCGAGGACGGGACGATTTTGCTCAGTTTAGTTTTTCGAGTGCGGCAAGACAACTGCCCTGTGTCGTGCGAGTTGAGTGTCGCCGAGGAGGATATTTTGCCGAGAACCTACGATTTGGCGATGGAGAGCATGAGCATCCGTGTGCCTGCCGCCCCAGCCGGCTCAGACGCACCCCGGCTGTTGCAGAATCGGCCCAACCCATTCGATTCCGAGACTGTGATACCTGTCTTCCTGCCTGTGAACACACCTAATGCTGAAATTCGCATAACGGATATGCTTGGACGGGAAATCGCTCGGATTCCAATAAATGGATTTGGTGAAATACTGATACCGTTTCGTCCCGAAAAATTGGCTACGGGGGTATATTTCTGCTCGCTGTTTGTTGACGGAAAAGTGACTGATTCACGCAGGATGTTAGTGCAATAG
- a CDS encoding T9SS type A sorting domain-containing protein produces the protein MKRQLPHYLLITCLSFLLLHPAWGQGWERTYEQTGKANIVSVVQTADGGYVATGSVESPTNNTDIFLMKTDAEGNKLWLHNYGGAGQDSAWVILLADDGGYIVVGTTTSFGQGGQDVYVLKTNPRGDIIWERTYGGSQNDGDGLLAAITTSDGGFAIGTVTRSSDGDVVGHNGSSDIWLLRLDSEGGITGSWCYGGTEADYMGRRGLLQTPDGGFILSGGIACGFLLYTPICDAVHIIKTDADGAVEWSNSYTGGYDFATVYGGMLATADDGFVVACWVDTLLNGIPEHNEIGLLKINASGDLQWFKNYEISPGAVVSLPLDIIETKNNELVVSCLVFPTPDGWLLKTDGGGEFLAQKNVGGAFETYLWSVSQTADDGFIVGGFTKRGAAEIAYLVKTDSLFNSFTNSLSGILFRDEGNCLYDGAEPPLKQWLIKVEKANQAYYTVTDTMGRFSTLVDTGTYVLSVQSPNALWIPCGTVQVNFGQFFQTVDTAIGVLTPILCPVMVVDIGTPLLRRCFDNFYNISYCNEGTAVADSAHVYLAFDTFLDVDTSTLPGQWEHIGGNIFLVELGDVPPQHCGSFSVKVTVNCDSTIIGERKCARAHILPDSPCLPSLNWDESDIVVTATCTGDTVLFTIKNTGTGDMQVPAEFIIIEETVLYFRGEFRLNAGADTIFLVENANNQTWRLEALQHPEHPYSEIASATIEGCPENTNFSFLLQYPQDESRPHTAVDCHPIVGSWDPNDKQTFPEGLGDEHTIRDNTPLKYLIRFQNTGTDTAFRVVIRDTLSPFLDMASVRPGASSHPYLFEIVQGNVLKFIFDDIMLPDSNTNEVASHGFVQFSVRQTTTPSNPPGTRIENSAAIYFDYNAPELTNIVFHTVAEPSTITFSDTICNPGEPNKLSADTSQFSYFEVIHEIFKSGTLHHTLDTLVCMGVTIFGFVVDSSTLYIEHTLLSVNGCDSILAIHVYILPAAECIVSIQTPAFVPHFQLYPNPTTGDLTLRLAPEVREQILSIEIRDAMGQLRQVWEPPFVGNNTALIALPVSGLSTGVHFLTVRSQNGAWTGIFVKLN, from the coding sequence ATGAAACGCCAACTTCCTCATTATTTGCTTATCACCTGCTTATCCTTCCTATTGCTTCACCCGGCATGGGGGCAAGGATGGGAGCGGACTTATGAGCAAACAGGCAAAGCCAACATAGTATCCGTGGTCCAGACCGCCGACGGAGGGTATGTCGCCACAGGCAGCGTTGAAAGCCCTACCAACAACACCGATATTTTTTTGATGAAAACCGATGCCGAGGGCAACAAACTTTGGCTGCACAACTATGGCGGAGCAGGTCAGGATTCGGCGTGGGTTATCTTGCTCGCCGACGACGGGGGCTATATCGTTGTCGGCACCACCACCAGTTTTGGGCAGGGAGGGCAAGATGTATATGTCCTAAAAACCAATCCCCGAGGCGACATAATCTGGGAAAGGACGTATGGCGGAAGCCAGAACGACGGCGACGGACTGCTCGCAGCCATCACAACTTCGGATGGTGGCTTTGCGATTGGCACCGTCACTCGTTCCTCCGATGGCGATGTGGTCGGTCACAACGGCAGCTCGGATATCTGGCTGTTGCGTTTGGATTCGGAAGGGGGCATCACCGGAAGTTGGTGCTATGGAGGCACGGAGGCCGACTACATGGGGAGAAGGGGGTTGCTACAGACCCCGGATGGCGGTTTTATATTAAGCGGTGGCATAGCTTGCGGTTTCCTGCTGTACACCCCTATCTGCGATGCCGTCCATATCATAAAAACAGATGCCGACGGAGCCGTGGAGTGGTCTAACAGCTACACGGGCGGCTATGATTTTGCTACCGTGTATGGCGGCATGCTTGCCACAGCCGATGACGGGTTTGTGGTGGCGTGCTGGGTGGACACGCTTTTGAACGGCATACCGGAACACAACGAAATCGGGTTGCTAAAAATCAATGCGTCAGGGGATTTGCAGTGGTTCAAGAATTATGAAATCTCTCCGGGAGCAGTGGTCAGTCTCCCATTGGACATAATCGAGACCAAAAACAACGAGTTGGTCGTTTCGTGTCTGGTATTTCCAACTCCCGATGGCTGGCTATTAAAAACTGATGGGGGAGGCGAATTTCTTGCCCAAAAAAATGTGGGCGGCGCGTTTGAAACCTACTTATGGAGTGTTTCGCAGACCGCTGACGACGGTTTCATTGTCGGAGGGTTCACGAAAAGGGGGGCCGCCGAGATTGCTTATCTCGTCAAAACAGACTCCCTCTTCAACTCCTTCACCAACTCACTCTCCGGCATCCTTTTCCGCGACGAGGGCAACTGCCTTTACGACGGTGCCGAGCCACCCTTGAAACAATGGCTCATAAAAGTTGAAAAAGCCAATCAGGCTTATTACACCGTCACGGACACCATGGGCCGCTTTTCCACGCTCGTGGATACAGGCACCTATGTTTTAAGTGTCCAATCGCCTAACGCCCTCTGGATACCCTGCGGCACGGTTCAGGTGAACTTTGGCCAGTTTTTCCAAACGGTGGATACTGCCATTGGTGTGCTCACGCCCATCTTATGCCCTGTAATGGTTGTGGATATTGGCACCCCTCTTTTGAGGCGCTGTTTCGACAACTTTTACAATATCAGTTATTGCAACGAAGGCACGGCTGTGGCCGACAGCGCCCATGTCTATCTTGCCTTCGACACCTTTCTCGACGTGGACACCTCCACGTTGCCGGGTCAGTGGGAACACATAGGCGGCAATATCTTCCTCGTAGAATTGGGCGACGTGCCGCCGCAGCATTGCGGCTCTTTCTCCGTGAAAGTCACGGTCAACTGTGATAGTACCATAATTGGTGAGCGGAAATGCGCAAGGGCGCACATCTTACCAGACTCCCCATGCCTACCTTCCCTCAATTGGGACGAATCCGATATCGTCGTCACAGCCACCTGCACAGGCGATACGGTGCTGTTCACTATAAAAAACACAGGCACTGGTGATATGCAAGTGCCTGCAGAGTTCATTATCATTGAAGAAACAGTGCTCTACTTTCGAGGAGAGTTCCGATTGAATGCTGGGGCTGACACTATCTTTCTTGTGGAAAATGCGAATAACCAAACATGGCGTTTGGAAGCACTACAACATCCAGAGCATCCTTACAGCGAAATTGCATCGGCTACCATAGAGGGCTGCCCTGAAAACACAAATTTCAGTTTCCTTCTTCAATACCCACAAGACGAATCCCGGCCACACACCGCCGTGGACTGCCACCCTATCGTGGGTTCGTGGGACCCCAACGACAAGCAAACCTTCCCGGAGGGCTTGGGCGATGAACACACCATCCGCGACAACACACCGCTGAAATACCTCATTCGCTTCCAGAACACCGGCACCGACACGGCATTTCGCGTCGTGATACGCGACACCCTCTCGCCGTTCCTCGACATGGCAAGCGTACGGCCCGGCGCGTCGAGCCACCCGTACTTGTTTGAAATAGTGCAGGGCAACGTGCTGAAATTCATCTTCGACGACATCATGCTGCCCGACAGCAACACGAACGAAGTCGCTTCACACGGGTTCGTGCAGTTTTCGGTTCGTCAAACAACCACACCTTCCAACCCGCCCGGCACACGGATAGAAAACTCGGCGGCTATTTATTTCGACTACAACGCACCTGAATTGACGAACATAGTGTTTCACACCGTCGCTGAACCAAGCACTATAACTTTTAGCGATACGATTTGCAACCCGGGAGAGCCGAATAAGCTGTCGGCGGATACGAGCCAGTTTTCTTACTTCGAGGTCATTCACGAGATTTTTAAATCGGGAACACTGCACCATACCCTTGACACCCTTGTTTGCATGGGAGTTACGATTTTTGGATTTGTGGTTGATTCTTCAACCCTATACATAGAGCATACCCTGTTATCGGTGAACGGATGCGATAGTATTTTGGCTATCCATGTTTACATCTTGCCAGCTGCCGAATGTATCGTCTCGATACAAACACCCGCCTTTGTCCCGCACTTCCAACTGTACCCCAACCCGACTACGGGCGACCTTACGCTGCGCCTCGCACCTGAGGTGCGGGAGCAAATTTTGTCCATCGAAATCCGCGACGCAATGGGGCAGCTTCGGCAGGTGTGGGAGCCCCCATTCGTTGGCAACAATACTGCTTTGATTGCACTGCCCGTGTCAGGGCTTTCGACTGGTGTGCACTTCCTCACCGTTCGCAGCCAAAACGGTGCTTGGACAGGAATATTTGTAAAACTAAACTAA